One segment of Panicum virgatum strain AP13 chromosome 1K, P.virgatum_v5, whole genome shotgun sequence DNA contains the following:
- the LOC120640447 gene encoding protein TIC 20-v, chloroplastic-like, which produces MASAVSLLLLSSPRPLRGAGLLRVPRRGALLPLPGPAQAAPPPRASNNNDNSGAVEAPDRLVAAVAYLYPFLDGAHHGRFLLAQFPVFSALLRPLAPAARLFHSSPLTPFLLFLTLYFAVVRNQQAFSRFVRFNAMQAVALDVLLIFPDLLAQSFAPSGGVGFEIFQSMESTVFLFLLVCLLYGGGACLLGKTPRLPIVADAAERQVM; this is translated from the coding sequence ATGGCATCCGCCGTttcgctcctcctcctctcgtcCCCGCGCCCGCtccgcggcgccggcctcctccgcgtcccccgccgcggcgccctccTGCCGCTACCGGGCCCCGCCCaggcggccccgccgccgcgcgcctccaaCAACAACGACAACAGCGGGGCCGTGGAGGCGCCGGACCGCCTCGTCGCCGCGGTCGCCTACCTCTACCCGTTCCTCGACGGCGCGCACCACGGCCGCTTCCTGCTCGCCCAGTTCCCCGTCTTCAGCGCGCTGCTCCGCCCGCTGGCCCCCGCGGCGCGCCTCTTCCACTCCTCGCCGCTCAcgcccttcctcctcttcctcacgCTCTACTTCGCCGTCGTGCGGAACCAgcaggccttctcccgcttcgtCCGCTTCAACGCCATGCAGGCCGTCGCGCTCGACGTGCTGCTCATCTTCCCGGACCTGCTCGCGCAGTCCTTCGCGCCGTCCGGCGGGGTCGGCTTCGAGATCTTCCAGAGCATGGAGAGCACGGTGTTCCTCTTCCTGCTCGTATGCTTGCTGTACGGCGGGGGCGCCTGCCTGCTCGGCAAGACGCCACGGTTGCCCATCGTCGCTGATGCGGCAGAGCGCCAGGTGATGTGA